In Aedes albopictus strain Foshan chromosome 3, AalbF5, whole genome shotgun sequence, the genomic window aggaataaaaaaaactaatgagTCACTGAATGTGTAAGCCCCTTTTGTAGTACAAACCTCAATGAATCTATAAACTAAATATATACTCTAATTGCACCTTAAAGCAATCGCTGAAAAGATCCGTGATTTTCATTTCGTTCCCGAACAAACTTTAAGACATTCAACCACAAGATGTCTGAGTCCCGTGATAAGACACCGGATAACAGCAACGCATATAGCTGTGTTGCCTGTCAAAGGCCGGACTCCGCTGACAACATTGTTGCCTGTGATAAGTGCTCCGATTGGTGGCATTACTCCTGTGCCGGCGTAACAGATTCTGTGAAGACCGCGAAATGGTTGTGCCGAAATTGCTTCCCACAAGCAGCCCAGTCAGTTTCCAACGCCTCGACATCAGCTTCCCGGAAAGCTCGCTTAGAACTGAGCATGAAGCGCCTGGAGGAGCAGCGAGAGCTGGACAAGAAACTAATGGAGCTGGAACTGGAAAAGAAATACTTGAAGCAAAAGTACCAACTATTGGAGGAGACGCTGCAGGAAGAGTTTGAAACTCGAAGCGTCCGTTGTCGGGTCAACGAGATAGAGTCTCGGCAGAACAACGTTAGGCGATGGGTGGAACAACAAGCATCCGAGAAATCAGCGGCCAAGGAAGATGATGTCCCCGCAGTCACGTCGGATAACCGACAGGATGTTCACCAAGGTCCACCGGTTCACATCACGGACGTGGAAGACGGAGCAGTAGGCGGGGTCGATTGTGCGATTAGAGATCCACAAGCCGTCCCTGGAAGCAATGCCTTCGGTAATCTCCGTCGCACTTTGCAGAACTGCAAGCAGGACCAGCCAACGCTGCAGCAACTGCAAGAATTGCAAGAGCAATTAAAAATATGCCAGCTTCAGTTGCAACAACAATCTACTCCTATTTCTTCAAGACGCCCGGACGTTTCAAAGGGAGCCATTCGCAAAACGCACCGGGATGAGATCGTCAGGCCCGCCGAAGATATGCCGCGTTCGGCGGTACCAAACCCCATGGTGCATGAGGCCCATGATCAACACAGAAATCACCGTTATCCGGAGCCGCTCCGGAATCCAAATCAGTTTGCTCCCTCCGTTCCGCTTGTACGTCATCGTGTAGAAGTACCGATTCCGTCCGTTAGCTCGTTGGTTCCTCGTGGCCCGTCTCCCGAACAAATTGCCGCTAGACAAGTGATGACCCGTGACTTGCCGGAATTTACTGGCGATCCCGAAGAGTGGCCAATGTTCGAGAGTAGCTTTAACAATACGACTGCAGCTTGCGGCTACAACCATGCCGAGAATCTCTCTCGGCTCCAGCGGTGCCTGAAAGGCGCTGCACTCAAGTCAGTCAGGTATTACCTGATGtcgccggaatcggttccggacgtCATGAAGACATTAAAAATGCTTTATGGCCGCCCGGAGATGATAGTCAACAAACTCATTAGAAACGTTCGTGAAACTCCATCTCCGAAACCGGAGAAATTGGAAACGCTGATTGAGTTTGGGATGGCCATTCGCAACTTAACCCAGCACCTAATCGCCGCCGGTCAGCAGTCACATCTGTCCAACCCAATACTGCTGCAAGAACTGGTGGACAAACTTCCTGCAGGTGTCAAATTGCAATGGGCGCAGCATCTCCAGAATCATCCGGTCGCATCACTACAGATTCTCAGTCAGTTCATGACAACTGTCGTGGATTCTGTCAGCAAGGTTGTCGTGTATGTTGGTGAGCCAATACAGAAGCACGAAAAGTCCAAAATCCGTGAGAAAGGGTTTCTTCACGCCCACGCTGAAGCAAATGGAGCAGGTGCTTACGCTGCGACAAAACGTTGCCCAATATGCACCAAAGATGATCATCGAGTTCCAGATTGCACCTCGTTTaaaagaatcagtgtcgaaaatCGGTGGAAGAGCGTTACATCCCTGAAACTCTGCCGTTGTTGCTTGAACTTCCATGGTCGTCGAACATGTAAAAGTACAAATCGCTGCGGAGTCAATGGCTGCGAGCTGCGACACCATCCCCTTTTGCATTCACCACCTCCAACATCCACAACTACGGGCAATCAGCGAGTGACCCAGTCGTCCGAAAATCACGCTCATCACCACTGTGGACAATCCGTGTTGTTCAGAATTATACCTGTGGTACTACACGGACCTTCCAAATCGATGACAGTTTTCGCCTTTCTCGACGAGGGATCCTCAGCGACACTCATCGAGCACGACCTTATCGGACAACTGGGGATTGAAGGACAAAATGCTCCACTGTGCCTCACGTGGACGGCAAACATGTCCCGGCTGGAATCGAAATCGCAACTGGTTTCTCTGGACATTTCCGGAATTGGTCAACAGAAAAGATATCAACTTGCGAATGTCAGGTCCGTTGAAGTCCTCAATCTGCCCCGCCAGACCTTACGTTTTGGAGAACTGCAAAAAAGCTTTCGACACTTGGCTGATCTTTCAGTTGATAGTTATGAGGATGCTGTACCACAAATTTTGGTTGGACTCCGAAACCTGAAGCTTGCTGTACCGCTAGAGACAAGGGAAGGCAATCGGGGACCAATTGCAACCAAAACACGTTTGGGTTGGTGCGTTTATGGAAGTCTCGATTATGGATGTAAACCCGAACACGTCAGCCTTCATATCTGCGAATGCGATACCAACCGGAAGCTTGAATCGATGATGAAGGAGTACTTCAATGCGGATTACACTGGAGTTGCTCCGATTGAACCACTGGTGTCCGAGGATAACAAACGAGCtcaaaggattcttgaagagacgACGACAAGGGTTGGAAACCGATTCcaaactggtttgatttggcGGTACGATGAAATTGATCTACCAGACAGTTTCCACATGGCTTTACAGCGTCTTCAATGTTTGGAGCGAAGGATGACACGGGATGCAGCTTTGAAGGAGAATCTCCATCGGCAGATCCGTGAATATCAGGACAAGGGTTACGCTCATCGACTAACGCAGGCAGAACTACTTGCAGCGGATCCTAAGCGGGTATGGTATCTGCCTATCAGCGCTGTGACAAATCCCAATAAGCCCGGAAAAGTCCGCCTCGTATGGGATGCGGCAGCGAAAGTGGCCGGTATTTCGCTGAACAGTCTCCTACTGCCAGGACCGGATTTGTTAACTCCATTACCCCATGTCCTGTTCCGTTTCCGACAATTTCCGGTGGCCGTCTCTGGTGACATCAAAGAGATGTTTCACCAGGTCGGTATCATTGAGTCCGATCGGCATTCGCAGCGTTTCTTGTGGCGCGACAACCCCGAACAAACTCCGCAAATCTTTGCGATGGACGTCGCCATTTTTGGTGCCGCGTGCTCACCGTCATCCGCGCAATTTGTAAAAAACAAAAATGCGCAAGAGCATGCATCACGATTTCCCAAGGCATCGGAAGATATAGTAAAGTGCCATTACGTGGACGATTACCTTGGGAGCTACGAGACCATCGATGAAGCCAAAGAAGTCGCCGAAGGCGTGAAGGTGGTGCATTCCAAAGGAGGATTTGAGATCCGAAATTGGGTATCAAATAGTCAAGCTGTCGTGGAACATTTGGGCGGAGAACCAGCGAACGGGACGAAGGAGCTAATTTCGAAGGGAAACGGCAATACGGAGCGTGTTTTGGGAATGCTCTGGCAATCGGCAGCGGACGAATTGCGATTTTCAACGACATTCCGTAGAGAAATCGTGGAACTAGTCGACTGCGAAGTTAGGCCAACAAAACGACAGATGTTGAAGTGCATCATGAGTCTCTTTGACCCGCTAGGCCTGCTAGCATCGTTCTTGGTGCATGGCAAAATAATGATGCAGGAGGTATGGAAAACGAAAATTCAATGGGACGAGCGAGTTGACGACCACATCTACGACCGTTGGAAGAAATGGATCGCTCTATTTAGCAATATCGAGGACCTCCAAGTGCCACGTTGCTACTTCCAGCACGCTAACGCCAACATGTACTCGGCACACCAACTCCACATATTTGTTGACGCAAGTGAAGACGCGTACTCGGCGGTTGGATATTTCCGTGTAGAGGCTCCCGACAAGAGCGTTCTTTGCACGTTAGTAGCAGCAAAAACAAAGGTTGCACCGATACACCACGTCACTGTCCCGCGACTGGAATTGATGGCGGCGGTATTAGGAAGCAGACTAGCAGCCTTCATTTCTGAAGGCCATTCGATACCGATCAAACGAAGAATCTTCTGGTCTGATTCGCGAACCACTCTCGCTTGGATCGGATCGGAACACCGACGTTATCGACAGTTTGTCGCATGCAGGATTGGCGAAATACTATCATCGACAACCACGAGCGAATGGAGATGGGTGCCGAGTAAACTCAATGTCGCCGACGAAGCTACCAAGTGGGGCAGAGGACCCTGCTTCGACGTTCACAGCCGCTGGTACCAAGGACCTGATTTTTTGTACCAAAATGAACAGTCTTGGCCTCAGCCGGACCAGAGGATCACTACCACCGAAGAGGAAATACGACCGTGCTATGTTCATCAAATACTCACGATGCCGCTATTACAATTCGAACGGTTTTCCAAGTGGGATCGTTTGTTACGGACAGTAGCATACGTCGGACGTTTCGTGAGCACGTGCAGGAGACGCATTGAAGGGCATTATACAGCCAAGAGACTGACACAACCAGAACTGCAGGACGCTGAAATATTGTTATGGAGAATGGTGCAATTGGAAGCATATGCGGACGAGTTGGCCATTATCAGGAAGAACGAAGAGTTGTCCGTCGACGAACGAATGTCACTGGAGAAAGACAGCATTCTTTTCAAACTAACTCCGGTACTGGATGAGCATGGAATACTCCACGTGGACGGCCGCATAGGTTCATCACAAGTAGTACCAGTGGACATGAAATGGCCTATCATTCTACCCAGACACCATCGTGTAACATTCTTGATTGTAGACGACTATCACCGTAAGTATCTTCACGCTAACTCTGAGACGATCGTGAATGAGCTGCGGCAGCGTTTTTACATTCCACGGCTGCGTGTGATTGTGAAAACTGTTGCAAATCGTTGCCAAGTTTGCAAAATTAAGAAAGCTAAACCTTGCGCACCTAGAATGGGACCGTTACCAATAGCGAGACTTTCTCCTTTCGTCCGCCCATTCAGTTACGTTGGGTTGGATTATTTTGGTCCAATTACTGTTAAGATAGGTAGGGCCAACGCAAAAAGGTGGATTGCACTTTTCACGTGCCTTACGATTCGGGCTGTGCACGTGGAAGTTGCCTTCGATCTTTCCACCCATAGCTGCATAGCGTGCATTAGGAGATTCATCGCTCGGAGGGGAGCTCCAATCGAGATTTACTCCGACAACGGGCGGAATTTTGTAGGAGCTCAACGTGTTTTGAAAGACCAGGTTGCTCGCATCTATGAGGACGTCGCTATCACATTCACCAACACTCATACCAAATGGGTGTTCATTCCACCTCATGCTCCCCACATGGGGGGTTCATGGGAACGCTTAGTTCGATCAATCAAAGTTGCCATGAAAAGCCTTCCGCAAGAACGTAAACTGGACGACGACGCGTTACATACTACGGCGGTGGAAGCGGAGGCCATCGTCAACACACGGCCGTTAACCTATCTGCCTCTAGATTCAGCAGAGCAGGAAGCCCTTAGCCCCAACCATTTCTTGCTGGGGTCTTCTAACGGGGTAAAACAACCAACGACCAGGATGGAAGATACTCCAAGAACAAACCGTCACATGTGGAATTTGATTCAGCACAACCTTGACCATTTTTGGCGCCGCTGGATCAGGGAATATTTACCCACGTTGACGAAAAGAACCAAATGGTTTGGCGAATCAAAGCCACTCCAAACCGGAGATTTGGTCGTGGTGATCGACGAGACGAAACGGAATGGATGGATACGAGGGAAAGTGCTGGAGATCAACCCAGGACGCGATGGAAGGATAAGGCAGGCAGTAGTTCAAACCTCAGACGGAGTGTTTCGGAGGCCTGCGgccaagttggccattttggaagTGCAGTCGGATGCTAAAGCTGTGCCTGGTACCCACCTTTACGGGGAGGGGAATGTTAGCACTGGCAGCCCTTCCGTGACCACTGTTGACGTCTTCGGTGACGGACAGCGACCTTCACCATGACACGTCTGCGCAAACGTCAGAACTAAAGCAGAGTGAAAACAGATATGCTACATGTGAAACTACAAACCAATTAATTTTCCTAAATTTCTTATATTTTCTACTATTCTATTGAATTTGTTTATTTGAGTGCCTAAATTTGATTGAGGTGAGAATTGTGGTTAGTTATTCGGAGATAGTCTAATAAACATAGTTAATTATCATTCCAACAGCAAGCAAAGTGCAGCTTCTAACCTCTGTTGTTCGAGGAATAAAAAAACTAATGAGTCACTGAATGTGTAAGCCCCTTTTGTAGTACAAACCTCAATGAATCTATAAACTAAATATATACTCTAATTGCACCTTAAAGCAATCGCTGAAAAGATCcgtgattttcatttcgtttccgaacaactggttataaatttaatcatggttttggaatggttctcttttgttatgttgtattgttttacattagataaaccatataatgttatattatctcgtcatgttccttcgataatggcagttctagccaaactaacctaaactcgtctaagtctgagtagcctctgattgcattaacagttgaaacttaagctcccatgtcccaccagccagataaccgggttttgcaaactaagcattatttgtggcaacactttgagcggcatgatggaactatgccttgcgcgctaagtgttattagaccactaatgtagttgcatgaagtgggtgacgaggtacataagtatcattacagcgtgcttaaccattattgcaatattgagcctccaatttgactgaactatgaaatgtgtacatgacaactcatgagaaaactgtcaagttcgattcaactataagttaggtgaaaaagcgaagacgaacttatttcagaagtcgtttcagtgtccagtccagtccttatgttaaaaatgtcaaagataaatcgcatttaattcggttgttgtacaaggcaatttcacatgagagaagaagagaaagaatagcgttgaactcatccactgatttacggtaatctggcctgcgtctttccgggttgacctacattcgtattccactcatcgcactctacatacctagcccaccatatctcttggatatgcagtccttaggacacctggtttaccactttatttaaacattttatcaaggggttggtcactcggcacattgtgcccggcacacttgTCGGCACatcccggcacacatgccggtaCATTTCGGCACACACGGGCACAAcaatgaaatccaactttgcggtatgggATCAACCTGCCAACATACTTACGATTGCAGAAACCCTTTTATATTAATTTAaaacaagtgttctgggtgggaTTTTGTTGGTAAACACTAATCAGATTAacaacattcgccaaaaatagacagggTTCTAAATAGCGAAACCATATTTAAAGAAAAATTCCACTGGGCACAtgcggcacacctccggcacaccttcggcacgttcggcacacactgaaaaataaCCGGCACAGTTTCGGCAcacattggcacacgctcaaaaataacGGCACAAaagaagtgtgctgaatgaccaaccccttgcattttattgactttaaatagatgtttcaacttattcacttttttctctttcatttcctttgcaacaaaaatgtcacggacatcaacaaaacaaagcacggaaaaaatcataaactgaataaaaaatttaaaatgcacggaaaaagattgtttcggaatagtgaatggttcaaacgtaagaaaaacagtataatatattgttacataaagatcggatgtaaatgtataatagctaccaatgtgcaaagcttttagcgaaccattccattacattacactatattgtagctggtacactgtatggtacaggaatggtttttaccaaataccctatggttagtttttatccgggacaaggggctagtcgcttggaacattgtgccaagaggtgccaagcacaccgtcttatacgatgtgtggcacaccgaggcactctgaggcacaattttgacacttgagtttgggtgaaaaaactaggcaaccatgtgcattttacctgcaaaatgaaaacaaacagttggttgtcttggtagccCAAGTAACAGAGCtaactgaataacagtttcttaagctaaagtttgcttaagagtcgtttgttccactcttgtacagcaaaaatgtttgttgggaattgccaagcaaaatctgaatcatcaagcagtggcacttcggggcacactgaggcacaattcaatacccggtggcacactgaacaTAATTGGCGCAattaaagatgtgctcagcgactcccccttgcggGATTGGCTTCTTTAatcctcgaacgatcgcgctgttgtattttgtacaacacgttgaaaaaatctcgcttttttgtactcagcattagcgtggtgctgaagcaggtagtcaaccgcgcgagttacggaaggttaacgatgttgagataattcgatattctgaatctgcatgtcaaaccgagctgaaatccaaattttcatgaattttggagccggGTATGCGAGcagtttgtcgaatcacccctcgtcgcagtttgtactgggcggagctgtcaaacagttgcccagctgtcaaaaggtgatttcaaaaaatctctttgaaattgattttaggtaacaaaataagattctaaaaatctgaaaaaatcatagtggctcagaaaaaggtgctctttcgtatataatcaaaaaatcaatacatttgtcataatttaaaaacctaatttagaatctgcatgcaaaactgagctgaaatctaaatcgtcgcattttgtactggatggagctgtcaagcagttggccaagCCAAAAGGTGGTTTCATGGCATCCGTGTCTGGGAAAAATTTATGGCTTATGTGGCATCCGTGTCTGgaaaaaatttattgatttttgtttttttttgttttatacgaaagagcacctttttctaagctactatgatttttttcagatttttagaactttattttgataccttaaatcaatttcaaagagacagctgggcaactgcttgacagctcggcccagtacgaaatgcaacgaggggtgattcgacaaatcgctcccatataaacttcaaaagCGTTAAAGATGtcaattggctttttaagcggttttgagataattccatattctgaatctgcacgccaaactgagccgaaatccaaattttcatgaattttggagcccgagaacctatttaaaaatcaatttgaagtttgttcggtatgggagcgatttgtcgaatcacccctcatcgaaTTTTGTACTGGGCAGAACTGTCAAGCAGTGGTAACAGcacaatccacttatccgcgagcggtaatggcggcggcgtgCACTTCTCCTCTTTACCCCTTTTCACCCCTTTACCCACCgctcggtggcgccaaccgattgcgatccccaaaaaacgtcaaaattcgaatcggttgatTCGCTGAAGCCTGGAACACaaagcgtccgttccgtcgaggtttgcgtttttttgacagttttcccatgggaaatgtgtccaactactgtcacgcacacgcaaacgtatgcattgtgtggggcacttgaaTCCGGTGAATCCGCTGCCGCCATTAccactcgcggataagtggataggacACTGCATTGTTTAGATTTTGTATCagatttcttggccttgttgtttacgtaatttatgcaagagtgaaagagaaggagagaatttcatgcagtgccctatagagataagtgacatttcaacacacgaacactagcgcaaatttttcctcacacaaaagtgcacgccgattgaaaggctattcagattgcatatgcaaatattacccaatcgaatttgataaaacgggtaaataatgataaagctaacgtccggggcaagagtgcaaatattttcctctcagtttcacaactacatctacaaaaaaggcacgcatacatttaaacgtgattacctctatggcGGATATTTTCCCAACCGTCCCGTTTGCCCTTAAACTTCATCATGTGCAAAATTTGTGAACGTGAACGTACAGATTCCTATCCCTCGTGGGTGCAGCGTGGGCCGGCAGAGCTAGTCCTACCGACGAAATTGTCTAATTATCGTTTTCCGCTCATTTCACTCATTTGCATTTGTGTTAGTGATAACTTTTTAGACCGCCCAGTCGGAAACTTATCGTTTAGTACGTTTTGTTTACACCAACCGTCTAGTGCCAGAAAACCCGATCGTCAACGGTTTTTTTGCGTTTTTCAACGACGAAATTCCTTGCAGTAAGTAAAACGATTAAATAATTTTATATTACGACACAAGTTAATTTTTAAATTATACAATTCTTTCCATTTTAGGTTGATGAGCTATCTGATTACCGGGTTGTTGCTGAATGAATGCAATGACAAAGGATTTTGTCGGCAAACATTGCAGCTCCGATTGTGTCGCCGAGGGAGAAATGTGGCCCAGGAACGGCTAGTGTGGCCCAGGAACGGGCGTGCTTCAGTGCCGACGGGGAGGCATTTGGAGGTAGACAAGAAGAATATTACGAAGGATCTCAGACCGTACTCCAACTTCTGCGAAGATAACGATAGCGAGGTGATGGGTGAGCGAGTAAGAGAACGGTCTATACTCGACCGGAAGACAAATGTGCACTACGAGCTGAGAATGCGGTCCCGGGGAAGATCACTACAGCTTGGGTGGCGACATCGTTCCTAAGCGAAGGTAGCCCTGCTGTCTGGACCATTGCAAGCGCAAGTTTCAAgatgattcgaagcagtctgTATGTACGGCACAGTGCGGTTAGCCATACAATGCGGAAAACAAAGATATCGATGGCGGGCAAGATCTTCGATTCACAAAAGGAATCCAGACCATCTGTTTATTCAGCTATACGCCCCTCCTCATCGTTTTATTCTTATAACTAGCACAGATCCGATACTAATGTATGAGCGCCTGCCCATATTGCTGCTGAACATGTAAGTTACTATTTCAAGTTTTTTCACGCAAAATTTCTATGATTTTATGAACAGTGCTTGGGTACTCATGCATGTAAACTAAATGCATTCTCGGATGATTTTGTACCActtaagctcattccaagcttaggacttaggagtacactagattctatgtgatgcaaatgcaagtcaaatgcaaatgcaagtcaagcataggagtacactagattctatgtgatgcaaatgcaagtcaaatgcattctgagattattttgcgctttctaagctcattccaagcttaggagtacactagattctatgtgatgcaaatgcaggtAAAATGCATGTTGATTATTTTATTCGATCATTTGCGCAAAAGCGCCCACTTTTGTAAAAGAGAGATCTCCCAATGTTAAGACCtaaataagctattttacgagacgttctaccggtgggccgcttattgttattgtttacatttgatgtttttgttttcgcgaaaagtggcataacatgtggtgagcgctaataagatttttgctggcagagatgtttcggtttctaatgcggcatgtatgaatcccccgagctgtatgatgtcactagcagatgaaaaaaacattCCCACGGTCTACGGttattaattatagtgggcggattgacgcatttttgcggataaatgaaccccgtttattgaatgggcccgtatcacatgttatgctagcggaatgtaaataaatgggcccaccggttggacttcaaaactggtaaacattcaaaaaacagctgatttgaaacgtctcataaaatgccttataaaCAGAGTTGAGTTTGCACCGAGCAAGAGAAAACGTGCTTTATTTTTTCTCCCGGAACGCAGATCAGTGTGGACATTTTTGGTCCAAAACCGAACCGGATTGTCTCCGGGAGTGTTCTTCGCGCGTAGTTGCCGGAAAATATTGAGACGGTCGTATTGTTCCTGAGGGAAGTGCGATTTCGTGTTCGCGCACTGCAAC contains:
- the LOC109409786 gene encoding uncharacterized protein LOC109409786; this encodes MGPLPIARLSPFVRPFSYVGLDYFGPITVKIGRANAKRWIALFTCLTIRAVHVEVAFDLSTHSCIACIRRFIARRGAPIEIYSDNGRNFVGAQRVLKDQVARIYEDVAITFTNTHTKWVFIPPHAPHMGGSWERLVRSIKVAMKSLPQERKLDDDALHTTAVEAEAIVNTRPLTYLPLDSAEQEALSPNHFLLGSSNGVKQPTTRMEDTPRTNRHMWNLIQHNLDHFWRRWIREYLPTLTKRTKWFGESKPLQTGDLVVVIDETKRNGWIRGKVLEINPGRDGRIRQAVVQTSDGVFRRPAAKLAILEVQSDAKAVPGTHLYGEGNVSTGSPSVTTVDVFGDGQRPSP
- the LOC109409784 gene encoding uncharacterized protein LOC109409784; the protein is MSESRDKTPDNSNAYSCVACQRPDSADNIVACDKCSDWWHYSCAGVTDSVKTAKWLCRNCFPQAAQSVSNASTSASRKARLELSMKRLEEQRELDKKLMELELEKKYLKQKYQLLEETLQEEFETRSVRCRVNEIESRQNNVRRWVEQQASEKSAAKEDDVPAVTSDNRQDVHQGPPVHITDVEDGAVGGVDCAIRDPQAVPGSNAFGNLRRTLQNCKQDQPTLQQLQELQEQLKICQLQLQQQSTPISSRRPDVSKGAIRKTHRDEIVRPAEDMPRSAVPNPMVHEAHDQHRNHRYPEPLRNPNQFAPSVPLVRHRVEVPIPSVSSLVPRGPSPEQIAARQVMTRDLPEFTGDPEEWPMFESSFNNTTAACGYNHAENLSRLQRCLKGAALKSVRYYLMSPESVPDVMKTLKMLYGRPEMIVNKLIRNVRETPSPKPEKLETLIEFGMAIRNLTQHLIAAGQQSHLSNPILLQELVDKLPAGVKLQWAQHLQNHPVASLQILSQFMTTVVDSVSKVVVYVGEPIQKHEKSKIREKGFLHAHAEANGAGAYAATKRCPICTKDDHRVPDCTSFKRISVENRWKSVTSLKLCRCCLNFHGRRTCKSTNRCGVNGCELRHHPLLHSPPPTSTTTGNQRVTQSSENHAHHHCGQSVLFRIIPVVLHGPSKSMTVFAFLDEGSSATLIEHDLIGQLGIEGQNAPLCLTWTANMSRLESKSQLVSLDISGIGQQKRYQLANVRSVEVLNLPRQTLRFGELQKSFRHLADLSVDSYEDAVPQILVGLRNLKLAVPLETREGNRGPIATKTRLGWCVYGSLDYGCKPEHVSLHICECDTNRKLESMMKEYFNADYTGVAPIEPLVSEDNKRAQRILEETTTRVGNRFQTGLIWRYDEIDLPDSFHMALQRLQCLERRMTRDAALKENLHRQIREYQDKGYAHRLTQAELLAADPKRVWYLPISAVTNPNKPGKVRLVWDAAAKVAGISLNSLLLPGPDLLTPLPHVLFRFRQFPVAVSGDIKEMFHQVGIIESDRHSQRFLWRDNPEQTPQIFAMDVAIFGAACSPSSAQFVKNKNAQEHASRFPKASEDIVKCHYVDDYLGSYETIDEAKEVAEGVKVVHSKGGFEIRNWVSNSQAVVEHLGGEPANGTKELISKGNGNTERVLGMLWQSAADELRFSTTFRREIVELVDCEVRPTKRQMLKCIMSLFDPLGLLASFLVHGKIMMQEVWKTKIQWDERVDDHIYDRWKKWIALFSNIEDLQVPRCYFQHANANMYSAHQLHIFVDASEDAYSAVGYFRVEAPDKSVLCTLVAAKTKVAPIHHVTVPRLELMAAVLGSRLAAFISEGHSIPIKRRIFWSDSRTTLAWIGSEHRRYRQFVACRIGEILSSTTTSEWRWVPSKLNVADEATKWGRGPCFDVHSRWYQGPDFLYQNEQSWPQPDQRITTTEEEIRPCYVHQILTMPLLQFERFSKWDRLLRTVAYVGRFVSTCRRRIEGHYTAKRLTQPELQDAEILLWRMVQLEAYADELAIIRKNEELSVDERMSLEKDSILFKLTPVLDEHGILHVDGRIGSSQTTITVSIFTLTLRRS